The following coding sequences are from one Selenomonas sputigena ATCC 35185 window:
- the rpsD gene encoding 30S ribosomal protein S4, translating into MAIDRSATLKRCRSLGIEPGMVGISRQSKRQPRRQARKVSEYGMQLKEKQKAKFIYGVLEKQFRKYYEKAKTMPGVTGENLLGLLERRIDNVVYRLGLAQTRRQARQLVTHGHIRVNGKRLDIPSALVRAEDEITIDEKSRSNAFFKALAENYKPLNLPAWLAADGAKLSGTVTRYPSRDEIDVPVNEQAIVELYSR; encoded by the coding sequence ATGGCTATTGATAGATCCGCAACCCTCAAGCGCTGCCGTTCGCTCGGCATTGAGCCGGGCATGGTCGGCATCAGCCGCCAGTCCAAGCGTCAGCCGCGCCGCCAGGCCCGCAAGGTCAGCGAGTATGGCATGCAGCTCAAGGAAAAGCAGAAGGCGAAGTTCATCTACGGTGTTCTTGAGAAGCAGTTCCGCAAGTACTATGAGAAGGCGAAGACGATGCCGGGCGTCACGGGTGAGAACCTCCTCGGTCTCCTGGAGCGCCGCATCGACAACGTCGTATACCGCCTCGGTCTCGCGCAGACGCGCCGTCAGGCTCGTCAGCTCGTGACGCACGGTCACATCCGTGTCAACGGCAAGCGCCTCGACATTCCGTCCGCGCTCGTTCGTGCCGAAGATGAGATCACGATCGACGAGAAGAGCCGCTCGAATGCGTTCTTCAAGGCGCTCGCCGAGAACTACAAGCCTCTGAACCTTCCCGCATGGCTCGCTGCCGACGGCGCGAAGCTCAGCGGCACGGTCACGCGCTATCCGAGCCGCGATGAGATCGACGTCCCCGTCAACGAGCAGGCGATCGTCGAGCTGTACTCCAGATAA
- the rpsK gene encoding 30S ribosomal protein S11, translating into MAVKKTTRTKKKDRKNIEYGVAHISSTFNNTIVTLTDKSGNALSWASAGGLGFRGSRKSTPFAAQMAAEVAAKAAMEHGLKQVEVYVKGPGAGREAAIRSLQATGLEVNMIKDVTPIPHNGCRPPKRRRV; encoded by the coding sequence GTGGCAGTAAAGAAAACGACGCGGACGAAGAAAAAAGACCGCAAGAACATTGAATATGGCGTTGCGCATATCAGCTCCACCTTCAACAACACGATCGTCACGCTGACGGACAAGAGCGGCAATGCCCTCTCGTGGGCGAGCGCGGGCGGCCTCGGCTTCCGCGGCTCCAGAAAGAGCACGCCGTTCGCTGCACAGATGGCGGCGGAAGTCGCGGCGAAGGCCGCGATGGAGCACGGCTTGAAGCAGGTCGAGGTCTATGTCAAGGGCCCCGGCGCCGGCCGTGAAGCCGCGATCCGCTCCCTGCAGGCGACGGGCCTTGAAGTCAACATGATCAAGGACGTCACCCCGATTCCGCACAACGGCTGCCGTCCGCCGAAGCGCAGAAGAGTTTGA
- the rpsM gene encoding 30S ribosomal protein S13, protein MARIAGVDLPRDKRIEIALTYIYGIGLTTSQKLLKLAGVNPDTRTRDLTEDEVVKLRDVIDKEAIVEGDLRRERQMAIKRLVDIGCYRGRRHRLGLPVRGQNTKNNARTRKGPRKAIAGKKKDK, encoded by the coding sequence ATGGCACGTATCGCCGGTGTGGATTTACCGCGTGACAAGAGAATCGAGATTGCTTTGACATATATCTATGGGATCGGCCTGACGACCTCCCAGAAGCTCCTGAAGCTGGCAGGCGTCAACCCCGACACGCGCACGCGCGACCTGACGGAAGATGAAGTCGTGAAACTGCGCGACGTCATCGACAAGGAAGCGATCGTCGAGGGCGATCTTCGCCGTGAGCGTCAGATGGCGATCAAGCGTCTCGTCGATATCGGCTGCTACCGCGGTCGTCGTCACCGCCTGGGACTTCCCGTGCGCGGACAGAACACGAAGAACAATGCCCGCACGCGCAAAGGCCCGAGAAAGGCCATCGCAGGCAAGAAGAAGGACAAATAA
- the rpmJ gene encoding 50S ribosomal protein L36: protein MKVKPSVKRICEKCKIIKRKGRVMVICENPKHKQRQG from the coding sequence ATGAAAGTCAAGCCGTCCGTCAAACGGATTTGCGAAAAATGCAAGATCATCAAGCGCAAGGGACGCGTCATGGTCATTTGCGAAAACCCGAAGCATAAGCAGAGACAAGGTTAA
- the infA gene encoding translation initiation factor IF-1 yields the protein MSKQDVIEVEGKVLEALPNAMFQVELENGHVVLAHVSGKIRMNFIRILPGDKVTIELTPYDLTRGRITYRFK from the coding sequence ATGTCAAAACAAGATGTAATCGAAGTTGAGGGCAAAGTGCTGGAAGCGCTGCCCAACGCGATGTTTCAAGTCGAGCTGGAAAACGGTCACGTCGTCCTGGCGCACGTCTCGGGGAAGATCCGTATGAATTTCATCCGCATCCTTCCCGGCGACAAGGTCACGATTGAGCTTACGCCTTACGACCTGACGCGCGGCCGCATCACCTATCGTTTCAAGTAG
- a CDS encoding adenylate kinase produces the protein MHILLMGPPGAGKGTQAANLVKEFGIPHISTGDMFRAAVKEGTELGLQAKACMDAGKLVPDEVTIGIVKERLAKPDCKKGFILDGFPRTAEQADALTGILKELGLSLTAALNITVPAADLIERAVGRRICKSCGATYHVKFNPSKKAGVCDTCAGDLYQRADDSEETMKNRLSVYEAQTKPLIAYYEKAGVYKEIDGRQPIDDVKAAMIAALKG, from the coding sequence ATGCATATCCTGTTAATGGGTCCGCCGGGCGCCGGCAAAGGCACGCAGGCGGCCAATCTCGTGAAAGAGTTCGGCATTCCGCACATCTCGACGGGCGACATGTTCCGCGCCGCCGTGAAGGAAGGGACGGAGCTTGGGCTGCAGGCGAAGGCCTGCATGGACGCCGGCAAGCTCGTGCCGGACGAGGTCACGATCGGCATCGTAAAGGAGCGGCTCGCGAAGCCCGACTGCAAGAAGGGCTTCATCCTCGACGGTTTTCCGCGCACGGCAGAGCAGGCGGACGCCCTTACGGGCATCCTCAAAGAGCTGGGGCTATCCCTCACCGCAGCCCTCAACATCACGGTGCCGGCGGCGGACCTCATCGAGCGCGCCGTCGGACGCCGCATCTGCAAATCCTGCGGCGCGACCTACCATGTGAAGTTTAACCCGTCCAAGAAGGCGGGGGTTTGCGACACATGCGCGGGCGACCTCTACCAGCGTGCAGACGACAGCGAGGAGACGATGAAGAATCGCCTCTCCGTTTACGAGGCGCAGACGAAGCCCTTGATCGCCTACTACGAGAAGGCAGGCGTCTACAAGGAGATCGACGGCAGGCAGCCCATTGACGATGTCAAGGCCGCCATGATCGCCGCCTTGAAAGGCTGA
- the secY gene encoding preprotein translocase subunit SecY, with amino-acid sequence MFSALANIYKIPELRQKVIFTLIMFAVFRLGTHIPVPGVDPSAIEQLFATGNLFGLLDLFSGGAFSKFSIFAMSITPYINASIIMQLLTVVIPTLEQWSKEGQEGHKKTTKVTRYLTVALAFFQAVGMSIGLKQAILNPSPVSILIIAITLTGGTIFLMWIGEQITANGVGNGISLIIFAGIVAALPKNLGTIYSYLQAGTISYFNAFVFAVIALLMIVFVIYIQEGNRRVPISYAKRVVGKKTYGGSSSHIPLKVNHAGVIPIIFASSVLMFPVTVAQFIEVPWVTTLAGYFAWGTPLQTSIYALLIIFFTYFYTAVTVKISDMAENLKKYGGFIPGIRPGKPTEEYLDTVMTRITLAGAFFLAFIAVLPNLVAGATHIEGVYFGGTALLIVVGVALNTMKQIESMVVMRHYQGFMK; translated from the coding sequence TTGTTTTCAGCCCTTGCGAACATCTACAAGATTCCGGAGCTAAGACAGAAGGTCATCTTCACGCTCATCATGTTCGCCGTGTTCCGGCTCGGTACGCACATTCCTGTGCCGGGCGTCGATCCGTCGGCCATTGAGCAGCTGTTTGCCACGGGCAACCTGTTCGGCCTCTTGGATCTCTTTTCCGGCGGTGCATTCAGCAAGTTTTCCATCTTTGCGATGAGCATCACGCCGTACATCAACGCGTCGATCATCATGCAGCTTCTCACGGTTGTCATTCCGACTTTGGAGCAATGGTCCAAAGAAGGGCAGGAAGGGCACAAGAAAACGACGAAGGTCACACGCTACCTGACTGTAGCGCTCGCCTTTTTCCAGGCTGTCGGCATGTCGATCGGTCTGAAGCAGGCGATCTTGAATCCCAGTCCCGTCTCCATCCTGATCATCGCGATCACCTTGACGGGAGGCACGATATTCCTCATGTGGATCGGCGAGCAGATCACGGCGAACGGCGTCGGAAACGGCATATCACTCATCATCTTTGCCGGTATCGTCGCAGCATTGCCGAAGAATCTCGGCACGATCTACAGTTATTTGCAGGCGGGGACGATCAGCTATTTCAACGCATTCGTCTTTGCCGTCATCGCTCTCTTGATGATCGTGTTCGTCATCTACATCCAAGAGGGCAACCGCAGAGTCCCGATTTCCTACGCGAAACGGGTCGTCGGAAAAAAGACGTATGGCGGAAGTTCCAGCCATATCCCGCTGAAGGTCAATCATGCGGGCGTCATCCCAATCATCTTTGCGTCATCCGTGCTGATGTTTCCAGTAACCGTCGCCCAGTTTATTGAAGTTCCCTGGGTGACCACACTCGCCGGTTATTTTGCGTGGGGCACACCGCTGCAGACCAGCATCTACGCGCTGCTCATCATCTTCTTCACGTACTTTTATACCGCGGTTACTGTAAAGATATCGGATATGGCAGAGAACCTGAAAAAATACGGTGGCTTCATCCCGGGCATACGTCCGGGCAAGCCGACGGAAGAATATCTCGATACTGTCATGACGCGCATCACGCTGGCAGGCGCGTTCTTCCTGGCATTCATCGCAGTGCTGCCGAACCTCGTCGCGGGCGCGACCCACATCGAGGGTGTGTACTTCGGCGGCACGGCACTGCTCATCGTCGTCGGGGTTGCGCTGAACACGATGAAGCAGATCGAATCCATGGTGGTCATGCGCCATTACCAAGGTTTCATGAAATAG
- the rplO gene encoding 50S ribosomal protein L15, whose product MKLHELSPAPGSKKTRNRVGRGIGSGNGKTAGRGHKGQNSRSGGGVRTGFEGGQMPIYRRLPKRGFNNVFRKIYAEVNIETLNRFEDGAVVDPVALVEVGILKNVRDGIRILGKGELTKKLTVRANGFTKSAEEKIKAAGGQVEVI is encoded by the coding sequence ATGAAGTTACATGAATTGTCCCCGGCGCCCGGCTCCAAAAAGACGCGCAACCGCGTGGGGCGCGGCATCGGCAGCGGAAACGGCAAGACCGCAGGCCGCGGGCACAAGGGTCAGAATTCGAGGAGCGGCGGCGGCGTCCGCACGGGCTTCGAAGGCGGCCAGATGCCGATCTACCGCAGGCTTCCGAAGCGCGGCTTCAATAATGTGTTCCGCAAGATTTATGCGGAGGTCAACATCGAAACCTTGAACCGCTTTGAGGACGGCGCTGTCGTCGATCCCGTCGCACTCGTCGAAGTGGGCATCCTGAAGAACGTCCGTGACGGCATCCGCATTCTCGGCAAGGGCGAACTCACGAAGAAGCTCACGGTTCGCGCCAACGGCTTCACGAAGTCGGCGGAAGAAAAGATCAAGGCGGCAGGCGGACAAGTCGAGGTGATCTGA